From the genome of Stigmatopora nigra isolate UIUO_SnigA chromosome 2, RoL_Snig_1.1, whole genome shotgun sequence:
CGTGCAAGTGAATTGTTCGCACACTGAATGAAGGGATTAACTTGATTTAAATCCTTTCATTACAGGACAAACGGGGACAAAACAGGACTCCTGAGGACAAAACAAactctttgactgccattgacggcgaaaGACGTCCAAATAGTTAGGCTCGGGATGATTGAGCGATGCTGTCAacacaaataaattggacgtttaTCGTCGTGAGTGGCGTTAAATCATGAAAAGTCACCATGTGACTTAATTAAAATCATTCAGAGACAATTATTGGCCTCATTGACCCAAATTCGGAATTCTTTCAAATAAACGCCGTACTTTTACTTTTTCAGTCAGTCCATgtatataaatgaaaacaactttttaaaacGGATTTTGTAATATAATTCATGCAGAATGTGATGCAATTAGGTAAACACTTACCGCAACAGAACCACTTGACGAAGCGACGTAAACCTTAAGGTTGaccattttcaccattttaatGTAACATTATGGAGATCCCGAGAAAAGGCAAAGTATCAATGAAAAATCGGATCTAAAttagcaaagaaaaaaacgatATGGCGAAATAAAGGAGTTGATAGCGTTAAAGTAAAGCGGAGCGTTTGTTATGATGCTCATTTAGCCAAATTGAAAAAACACGCGTTGAGTAtagtttcaaaataagacaagCGCAAATTCTTTCCagctttttaacatttttatgctTGATAAATGTATAGTTTATCTTAAGGCACGACTAGTGTCTGCAATGCAGATTTATACAAGGTAATGAGTCAAATATACGTTATCATTATGTACTATATGGCAAATCGAAAAATTACCTCTCTTATTGTGAAAGGGCTGGTTGGTCAGAGTACTTTTGTACTTGCTAAATATCAAATGTTGCACGAATGTCTTCaagcattggtggttcagtggtagaattctcgcCTGCCACGCGGgaggcccgggttcgattcccggccaatgcaacatcctttttcttttgcttgACAAATACCTCACACTCCTAGACAAAGTTTATCCCATTTCGTCTTTTGTGCCATTTTTGCATGGACTATTGTTTTATTAATCTATCTATGCATATTCCTGTGCAATATGTACAGTATGACAGGGATTGAAAAGTCAAACATCTGGTGCAGAAATAATGTTGAAAGCCTTGGGAAACTTTTCTTTTGATATAGATTTAGTTATAGAGCCATTTCTTTTTTGCAATGAAACgaggttttgttttggtttgtttgcgtCGTCTGTGCAATGGAAGACGAGCAGCTGACGTCACAGAAACGGTTCCCATGCTAACAGAGGCTAGCAATGGCGCTTGTGACTGCTCGCCGTCTCCTTCTCTACCTATTTTTCATCCAATCGACAGAAATATGCATGCTACCCACGCTCGCAAATCGGATCATGGCGTTATTTTATTGACAAATAATGCTGGGCTGCTTCCTAGCGCATTAGCTTAATGAGCTAAGCCTAAACTTTCTGCAGTATTTGTCGTCAATCGGGCTTCTATAGAAGCTCTCCGCTCTTGAAACAGTCACTATATTACATtgcattgtatttaaaaacgAATATTTATGGGCGATTGATGGCAGTGGGGGTAGAAGACGACACCTAACGGTAAGGCACGGCTCACCTGTTgctatatatttgttttcattctagCGGTGGCTAGCCCCCCGTTAGCTTTGTGGGTGTGGAGGACGTTAAAACAATGAATGTAACACTGACTCGGTTATGACAACAATGCGCCTGTCAAGAGCAGACGGCGGGGAGGATTTTAGGATAATCCCGTCCAAGATGCTACCCTACATgagctaaaaataaatgtggaaGTAAGAATGTTAGAAAAGATTATTTGTGTCCAAGTCGCCGGTGAGCCCATTTAGAATCTTAATATGGCGAGTGTTGCCATAGAAACAGACTCAAAGTGGATTTGTACTGAAAATCATGTTCAAGAGGTATCAAGATTATTCCACATGATCATCATTTATTCTAAATATTCGATCTTAATTGTGGGTTAAGTAAAAAGTGAATTTTGGTCAGTCATAACAAATATGGCTGTCACAAAAGTGTTATGctcatacataaaaaaaatacatcttgctATGTATACTAAACACAAAGAAGTCTTCAAACAAACCAGTTTGTCTCGTTCTGTTGCTTAGCACCAATGTTAAGGTCAATTAATCCTCTTGAAACTAACACCCACCTCCGCCCCCATCCAGTCCCTGGAGTGCCGCTCGGCTCGAGCCAAAATGGAGTCCAAGTTCGAGGCTTCCGAAGACGACTGGGACGACAGCCGCAGCCGCCGCTCATACGGCAGCAGCAGGAGGAGCCGAGCGTCTGCCGGGAACAAGCACAAGCGTTACAAGAACTTTGGCAACGGCGTTAAGGATGAAAAAGTGCCGGCCAAGAGCGAACGCTACACCACCGAGGCGGACCAGGCCTCGGACGGAGACGGCAAGGCGGCGTGTTACTCCGACGACTACGAGTCGGAGGGCTCGCTGTCGCCGTATAACAGAGATCGGACTCTCTCGCCCCCGCCGACTATTCGGACCAATTTCATTTCCACCAGTTCGCCCTACAACACAGGTAGGATTAACATTTAAGGTTAGTCAATGACATTAAgaaccatttttgttgttgtcgtccaCAGCTTTGGAAAAGCGAGTTCGAGCCCGTCCACCGCGTCCCCTCCGGAGTCGCGTATCGCGCTCTCACAGCAAAGAGTCCCTCCCCGCAAAGGAATTGGACCCCTTGACCCGGCAGATGCTGTCGGGTCGTCTGCTGAAGATCAACGAGTTGCGAAATGTCCACGCCGAGCTGCAGCAGCGCATGGCCGACCTGCAGAAGGAGAATCGAATCCTCAAGCAGGTGGGTCCCTGAAGAAgagtgacttatagtccgtggAGTTGATCTCATTTGACATTCTGGTGCTTTGGCAGCTTCTGACTCGGCAAGAAAAGGCGCTCCAGAGCTACACGGACGCCGAGAGCAAGATCTCCCAGATGTTGTCGTGCCACGCCAACGAGACGCACGCCTTGCGCGAGCGTCTGCGGCGCACGCGGGAGCGCGAGCGGGCCGCCGAGCGCCGCCTCAAGGAGAAGGAGGACCAGCTTCTGCGAAGCCACGCCACCTTGAACCGCATGAAGAAGCTGGTGGAGCAGCGGGAACTGGGGGCGCGAGAAGATCTCAGTTCCAAGTTGGACCAGGAGAGAGGGCGAACGTACCAGGCAGAACTCAAGATCAAGGTATGGGACGGAGGTCCTCCAGTGAAAAGTCAAGTTATTTTAATGGGGTGGTCTGGCTGCTTGCAGGAACTGGAGAAGAACATGGAGCTGAACCAGCACAGCCACCAGAGGCAGCTAGCTGCCGAGAAGAAGAAGATGCTGAGCGCCCAGGAAGAGATCCGGAGTCTTCAAAAAGAGCTGGAGCAACTGACCCATAAACTCCGGGTGGGTGCCTATACACAGAACCACCATGCCACGCCAGACAGACTTTATCAAATATGCCACCTTTGTCTTCCAGGATAAAGAACGTGAGCTGGACACCATGAATATTTACGCTCACCGAATGGGGAAGATCTCGCCCAGGAAAGTCACAGATGCCGACACTAAATCACCAAAACGTGAGACAAAGATGGGGACCGATGAGGAGAGTACGCGAGGGTGACgttggcttttttgttgttgcgagGAAGCGTGCGGCAGAGCGCACAACAAGGCGGTGCAGACGGAAGAACGTGACAGCAGCCCCGAGTTCCCCtccccgccgccaccgccaaccTCGCTGGAGGACGGCGAGCCGGCGCCAGACGGCTACCTGTCACTCAAGGTAAAGATGGTGCTGGGTGGGCGTAGCCAATGCggctgacttgttttttttgtttgtttgggcaGCAGGCAGACGTGGAAGAAAGCCAGCCCAAAACGGACGAGGAACGGCCGGAGAAGGCCGGCAAAGGGTTAAAAAGTGCAAAGGAAACCAAGGACACCAAGGTGGACGAGGAACGCCAATCTGAAAAGGGTGAGAAGagaaaatagttacaaaaaggCGCGGGGCAAGAACATTCAATGAGATTAAAGGAAGCATATTTCCACAGATTGGGAAAAGGAAGCCACGGGAGGCGATTTCGTCAGTTTCCTGAGTCAATCGCTCAAGAGCGCCCGCAAGGACGCGGAACGCCGGAGGACCAACCCGGACGGCGGGGACGCCGGCGAGTCGCGCCGCCGCAAAGACCAGCTGCTGGCCAAGATGCGGGAAATCGACCTCCAGAACGAAGGCCCCGTTTTCGTCAACTCGTCGGCGTCCAGCGCCGAGGCGCCGTCCCGCCGCTGGAGCCTGCGCTCGCTCAGGTCCGACGACGAGACCCCCTTCGGAGGCTACGCGCCGGCCTTCGGGAGCCCGGGGcggaacgccgccgccgccggggaGGACGGCGGCCGCGCCTTGAAAGCCATCGGCGTATTCAGCCTGAAGACGGCGGCGGTGGCTGAGGAAAAGAGCAAAAAGTCGGCGCTCATGCAGCAGCTGTTCGGAACGCTGGCGGCGGCCGACTCGGGCGAGGCGGCGCGCAAGACTGACCTGTTGGACCACGTGGCCAGTGGCGACGTCAGTGCGCGGGGAGGCTCGCGGGCGTCCGGGCGCTTGGGCTTTAGCGCGCCGCCGTCTCGCCACGTGGTGGAGAGTCGGCCCGCCGTACGGGCCGTGGCGTCCTTCGACGAGGACATCGAAGAGCTGACGTTGTAGCGGACGCGCTAACGCGCAAATTACTCAGGTTTATGTTTAAAcggtatttttctctttttaaactattgttgtcaaatttacagctatttaaaatgaatacagctaataaatattaaaagatgCAATTGTTTACTGCTTGTtttgttagtgttattttttgctAGCTCTCCTTGACTTTTTCCTCGCTCACTAAACAACCACCAAAGTGTTTATAAGATATTTTTACGTTTAAGAAAGTAGTTGGTCTGCACTTACCAAACAACCACTAAAGCGCGTTTCTTGGACACTATTGTGTATATATTATGACGTTTAATGTTTATAGTATGTGgatacatttgttttgttaaaccAAATTCTCTTAtgaaataaaagacattttccattttgatgGAGGCCAATTTCTTTGCtaaatgtgaacatttttattgccattatttGACAATTAGAAGATAAGAAGggcaaaaaatgttgaaaaagtagCTGTTCTTTAATCAACATGGGCAGCCGTGTCAAGACACAAATGTGAGTACGGAGCTACAAACAAGCGGCCATATTGTCTCCATTTTGGGCGGACCGAACAAAGTAGAAATGCATCAAAGGTAGAAATTGGGCAAATGGTGACGATTCAAAAGATGACTGCACACTCAAAATCAAGTGGGGAGggaataaagtcatattttgtGTCAGTCTAGACTCCATTTTGTGAGGGTTTGTGGCTACAGTGGCTTACAGCGTTGGCAGATACTGCCTATAAGTGAGCACCAAAATagtaaaaacaaatgtgtcGACTGCATGTAAGTGCATTTGAATGGACTGGATGTGACCACTGACCTGGGCCCGCCCCTTAGGGGGCGGCGCCTTCGCCGTCCATGCTGCAGCCCAGCGCCTCGATGTCGTTGCTGATGTCGCTGATCATGCGGTCCCACTCGTCGCCCTCCGACGTCTCCTCGGGGCCCTCGTCGGAGGCGGCGTCGTCCCCGGCCACGCCCGCCGGCCCGTCGGCGTCCGCCGAGTCGGAGGCggaggccgccgccgcccgccgGTAGCGGCCAAAGCTGTCGGTGATGATGCCGCGTCCGTCTTTGACCCCGATGGTCTCCAGGAAGTTTTCAAAGTGTTGGCTGTCCTTTTCGGGGATGAAGGGACGCAGGCCTGAGGAAACAAAAGCAGAAGTTGCCAAACTAGTTTTCATTATGGCCCGCCCCTTTTGGAGAAGGAGCCATCCTACCGAGCAGGAGGAACTTGCGGCTGTCTCCGTAGAGTTGGCGCAGTTTGATGCAGAACTCGTGGATGGATGAGCCGTTGCGGTACTCGTGCAGCAGCGCCGCAAACTGCTGGATTTCTTGCGACGACAGCTTGGTGCGGAGCTGGGGGACGCAAGGTGGGTGGAGTTTAAGGCACGGACAGAGACAAAAGGTCCGCCCTATTCGGGGGGAGTTTATCCGTACCGTGGTCATGTAGTCCTGGAGCAGCTCGGCGGCCGTGGCGCTCAGGTCCCCTTCGCTGGCCGTCTCGGCCTGAGAGGAGGCGGGGCCGGAAGCGGGCGTGGCGGCGTCCGGCGAAGCCTGGAAAGGACTTGGCGAGGAGAAAAGGTCTCTCTGAGAAGAGTATGGAGCGCTTTGGCGACAAAGGTGAGGAAAGTCCATCTTACAAAGGGCCGCTGTCGTCTTCTGGTACTTCTTTAATGTCCAATTTGCTTGACGAATCATCTGGGAAACAATTTCACATTCATTCTACAGTCTTCTTTTTATTAGAAAATATGCTAACATTAAACATGGAGAAAATGCTAATTTATCTATCCAGCGCCAATTTCCAGAGGCTCACCGCTGTAGAGAGAAAGATGTCTGGTGGGCGTGGTGGCGCCGTCAAAGATGGCCCGATCCAGAAAGTCGATGGTGGACTCGGTGTAGACGATTTGAAAGACCTGGCTGAGCAGGAGGCACAGTTCCTCTGCCGCCGCCTGAAGAAAAGACAAACCGTgaggaccattttttttccaggagaaGAAGCCAAAGTCACCTTGTTGTCGACGGCGAGGACGAGCAGGCAGCAGACTTCCACCAGCACGGCGCCGCTCTCCGACAAGGAGCTCAGCGTCTGGGATTTGTTGAGGTCGGGACAGGAGCTGGGACACGGGGAGCCGCCGGATTCTTGAGCTGAGAAAACAATGCAGCCATGGTCATTTTGAGCCAGAATCAACACTACCAAATTCCTTGTAAACATAAGTCACtcctcatttgaatttttttggtgcATACTACATTTTTAGACTATTTTGAATGAACTGGCCAATTTGTCAACTCTTTAATGGCCATTGATAAAGTTAAGTGCCCAATCTGTTTGAAGCAGGAGGGACGGCAGCCATTTTCTTCCTCGTACCCGTTTTGAGAATGACCAGATGCAAAGAGTCATCGCGGATGTACGAAACGGCGGCGATGTCATGGATGGGCACCCTCAGGATGATGTCCTCGCCGTCACGCCACACTAGCTTGACGTTGTACGCCGACAGGCTGACCACCGCGTCCTGCTCCGACGTAAGTTGGCCCGCCAACTGATgtgatttctgcaaaaaaataaaaatatagtgtGAGCGAGGCCTACCAGGCTCGCCGAATCTTCTCCGCCGCTTACTTACTCTGGCGTCGTCTATGAGCTGGAGAACTTCGGTCCTGCTGGACGGGTTCAAGTATCCCGGCACGGATGTTAGCTGGCCCAGATACTAGCCAAAACACAAAAGCATGTCCATCAAGTTGGAgtcagaaaaaatgtatttttcagtaTTTCGACCTCACTTTGACTTCCTTCTCGATGTAGTCGTTGAGCAGGACGTCGGGGTCGATGTGGTGGTCGGGTTGCGACAGCGAGACGGTGTGGAGTGCCCGGCGCTCCGTCGATTTCTCCTGCGCCTTCTTGTCCCGCCCCTTTTCGCCCTTCAGGAAGACCCGCTTGAAGGGCGACACGATACCGGgctgaaaaaaaagagcacGAGTAAGTAATGTGGGCTAAAAAGGAAGAAGTGAGTCAAGGCTGAGCTAAAAATtgtaatgaaaagaaaaacacgacCCAACCTCATAATCCATGAGCGCCAACAGCGGCAAAATTGCGCAgagagttaaaaaataaaaagggaagtcGCTCGCTGCAGCATCCTGTGACGACAGCGGCGCTCAAACTTGACGACAGGAGTTTACCTTGCATAATTTAATACGGTGCAGCTAAACGTCGCTAGTGCATTAACATTGTATGCTATCTTAAGAAACTTGAGCGCACTTATTGTATTTCATCACACACACGACAATTTAAAAGGCAAGAAGAAAGTTGCTAGAATACTACTATTTTTAAAgacaacattttggaaaatagtttAATAGCAAAATGGTTTATCTTCCAGTTATTTGtccattattttgtttaaaaacgacTCAAAATACCCCAAAAGGAGCAGGTAAATGCACCAAAGTCATCTGAAAGTGACCCAAATTTATTAGGCAGCGGCTCGTCATCAACTAAAATCTAATTTGATAATGACACAGGGCGGGTAAGACATTTGATTAGCTAAAATAGTGCTATTGGCTTTACATTACCACGGCTGTTATTTACAAGAACACAATGTCGCCGTCTagcgaaaaaaaagaaaactacacGCACCGGTGACATCACTGCATAAGCCTGCTGACAAAACAGGGCATAATTA
Proteins encoded in this window:
- the ccm2 gene encoding cerebral cavernous malformations protein 2 homolog → MEEDVKKVKKPGIVSPFKRVFLKGEKGRDKKAQEKSTERRALHTVSLSQPDHHIDPDVLLNDYIEKEVKYLGQLTSVPGYLNPSSRTEVLQLIDDARKSHQLAGQLTSEQDAVVSLSAYNVKLVWRDGEDIILRVPIHDIAAVSYIRDDSLHLVILKTAQESGGSPCPSSCPDLNKSQTLSSLSESGAVLVEVCCLLVLAVDNKAAAEELCLLLSQVFQIVYTESTIDFLDRAIFDGATTPTRHLSLYSDDSSSKLDIKEVPEDDSGPFPFQASPDAATPASGPASSQAETASEGDLSATAAELLQDYMTTLRTKLSSQEIQQFAALLHEYRNGSSIHEFCIKLRQLYGDSRKFLLLGLRPFIPEKDSQHFENFLETIGVKDGRGIITDSFGRYRRAAAASASDSADADGPAGVAGDDAASDEGPEETSEGDEWDRMISDISNDIEALGCSMDGEGAAP
- the lca5 gene encoding uncharacterized protein lca5 isoform X1, whose amino-acid sequence is MESKFEASEDDWDDSRSRRSYGSSRRSRASAGNKHKRYKNFGNGVKDEKVPAKSERYTTEADQASDGDGKAACYSDDYESEGSLSPYNRDRTLSPPPTIRTNFISTSSPYNTALEKRVRARPPRPLRSRVSRSHSKESLPAKELDPLTRQMLSGRLLKINELRNVHAELQQRMADLQKENRILKQLLTRQEKALQSYTDAESKISQMLSCHANETHALRERLRRTRERERAAERRLKEKEDQLLRSHATLNRMKKLVEQRELGAREDLSSKLDQERGRTYQAELKIKELEKNMELNQHSHQRQLAAEKKKMLSAQEEIRSLQKELEQLTHKLRDKERELDTMNIYAHRMGKISPRKVTDADTKSPKPCGRAHNKAVQTEERDSSPEFPSPPPPPTSLEDGEPAPDGYLSLKQADVEESQPKTDEERPEKAGKGLKSAKETKDTKVDEERQSEKDWEKEATGGDFVSFLSQSLKSARKDAERRRTNPDGGDAGESRRRKDQLLAKMREIDLQNEGPVFVNSSASSAEAPSRRWSLRSLRSDDETPFGGYAPAFGSPGRNAAAAGEDGGRALKAIGVFSLKTAAVAEEKSKKSALMQQLFGTLAAADSGEAARKTDLLDHVASGDVSARGGSRASGRLGFSAPPSRHVVESRPAVRAVASFDEDIEELTL
- the lca5 gene encoding uncharacterized protein lca5 isoform X2, which produces MESKFEASEDDWDDSRSRRSYGSSRRSRASAGNKHKRYKNFGNGVKDEKVPAKSERYTTEADQASDGDGKAACYSDDYESEGSLSPYNRDRTLSPPPTIRTNFISTSSPYNTALEKRVRARPPRPLRSRVSRSHSKESLPAKELDPLTRQMLSGRLLKINELRNVHAELQQRMADLQKENRILKQLLTRQEKALQSYTDAESKISQMLSCHANETHALRERLRRTRERERAAERRLKEKEDQLLRSHATLNRMKKLVEQRELGAREDLSSKLDQERGRTYQAELKIKELEKNMELNQHSHQRQLAAEKKKMLSAQEEIRSLQKELEQLTHKLRDKERELDTMNIYAHRMGKISPRKVTDADTKSPKPCGRAHNKAVQTEERDSSPEFPSPPPPPTSLEDGEPAPDGYLSLKADVEESQPKTDEERPEKAGKGLKSAKETKDTKVDEERQSEKDWEKEATGGDFVSFLSQSLKSARKDAERRRTNPDGGDAGESRRRKDQLLAKMREIDLQNEGPVFVNSSASSAEAPSRRWSLRSLRSDDETPFGGYAPAFGSPGRNAAAAGEDGGRALKAIGVFSLKTAAVAEEKSKKSALMQQLFGTLAAADSGEAARKTDLLDHVASGDVSARGGSRASGRLGFSAPPSRHVVESRPAVRAVASFDEDIEELTL